From Thermococcus celericrescens, a single genomic window includes:
- a CDS encoding MFS transporter — protein MEAARKNGAYDMAYAKRAMLVVVILPLLVMYTEAMLTPALPTIQKEFGINPNDVSWVLTIYLLVGTVSAAILGKLGDMYGKKRMFLVALGFYTLGVILNGFAPSFHWLLVSRGIQGLGMAIFPLAFSLVREEFPPEMVPQVQGMTSAMFGVGMVIALPLGAYVTQNFGWRWTYHSAAPFAVLMFILAWRVLRESRYVNPGKLDWPGALFLVWAVVPALVAVTRAPNVGWRAEQTLVLFGVSIVGVIALCLWEKRADNPLIPLDIISSRNPAIVNLGIMFAAFGISMMSQANTYIFQMKPPYGFGKTILESGLLMTPMALAMLVVAPLAGKLMPRIGAKPLAITGALTASAGLALLSQYATQLSLTQFVALITVVGAGITLMNVSFINVLVFSVPPRVMGVATGANSLFRNFGSTWGPAIAGTVMSTYYILVHIPQVPVPIKIPTEKAYEVLFGTSALVYLFLALLSLAIVEVMKGGKIHEVENEGEREITVG, from the coding sequence ATGGAAGCCGCGAGGAAGAACGGAGCCTATGACATGGCCTACGCCAAGAGGGCGATGCTGGTGGTGGTCATCCTGCCGCTCCTCGTCATGTACACCGAGGCGATGCTCACTCCAGCACTGCCGACGATACAGAAGGAGTTTGGGATAAACCCCAACGACGTCAGCTGGGTGCTGACCATCTACCTCCTCGTCGGAACGGTGAGTGCCGCCATACTCGGCAAGCTCGGGGATATGTACGGCAAGAAGAGGATGTTTCTGGTGGCTTTAGGCTTCTACACGCTCGGCGTCATCCTCAACGGCTTCGCGCCGAGCTTTCACTGGCTTCTCGTTTCCCGCGGAATCCAGGGCCTCGGAATGGCCATATTCCCCCTCGCCTTCAGCCTCGTCCGTGAGGAGTTCCCGCCCGAGATGGTGCCTCAGGTTCAGGGAATGACAAGTGCCATGTTTGGCGTCGGTATGGTTATCGCGCTCCCCCTTGGCGCGTATGTAACCCAGAACTTCGGCTGGCGCTGGACGTACCACTCGGCGGCACCGTTTGCGGTTCTGATGTTTATACTCGCCTGGAGGGTTCTCCGCGAGAGCCGCTACGTGAACCCCGGAAAGCTCGACTGGCCGGGGGCGCTCTTCCTGGTCTGGGCGGTCGTGCCAGCTCTCGTCGCCGTAACGAGGGCCCCCAACGTCGGCTGGAGGGCGGAGCAGACGCTCGTGCTCTTCGGAGTGTCCATCGTTGGAGTCATCGCGCTCTGCCTCTGGGAGAAGAGGGCCGACAACCCGCTGATTCCGCTCGACATAATATCCTCCAGAAATCCCGCCATAGTGAACCTCGGCATAATGTTCGCGGCCTTCGGAATATCCATGATGAGCCAGGCGAACACCTACATCTTCCAGATGAAGCCGCCCTACGGCTTCGGCAAGACGATACTCGAAAGCGGCCTGCTCATGACCCCTATGGCCCTTGCGATGCTGGTCGTAGCTCCCCTGGCCGGCAAACTGATGCCCAGGATAGGTGCGAAGCCTTTGGCCATAACCGGTGCCCTGACAGCAAGTGCAGGCCTGGCTCTGCTCTCCCAGTACGCCACCCAGCTCTCCCTCACCCAGTTCGTGGCCCTCATAACGGTCGTCGGGGCCGGAATAACCCTGATGAACGTCTCCTTCATCAACGTGCTGGTGTTCTCAGTTCCCCCGAGGGTCATGGGAGTGGCGACCGGAGCGAACAGCCTGTTCAGAAACTTCGGCTCGACCTGGGGACCTGCCATAGCGGGAACCGTCATGAGCACCTACTACATACTCGTGCACATCCCCCAGGTGCCGGTGCCCATCAAGATACCGACGGAGAAGGCCTACGAGGTGCTCTTTGGCACTTCGGCCCTCGTCTACCTATTCCTCGCCCTGCTCAGCCTGGCCATCGTCGAGGTCATGAAGGGCGGAAAGATACACGAGGTGGAGAACGAGGGAGAAAGGGAAATAACAGTCGGCTGA
- a CDS encoding DEAD/DEAH box helicase, translated as MHTLLRKAIRERFGRLNEVQMGAFREVSSRKSVLVIAPTGSGKTEAAVLPVFNEILEEGLKPISALYIAPLKALNRDLLERLEWWGKKLGITVEVRHGDTSAYRKAKQTRNPPQMLIITPETLGVILTVKSLRKHLENVRFVIVDEIAELVDNKRGAQLLLGLERLAEIADFRRIGMTATVGNEEEVREWLGADVIVKPSWRKNYRFHVLYPRPGEKDMKLARELSLSPEIAARLRLLWRIVEEHGRALIFTNTRQFAEILAHRLKAWGKPVEVHHGSLSREARIKAERALKEGRIKTLICTSSMELGIDIGDVDVVIQYMSPRQVNRLVQRVGRAKHRIGEVSEGYVITSNVEDYLQSLVIAKHALEGRFEAVEPMGGLDVLAHFVVGLLVEYRRLPRERPYEIAKRAYVYRDLSWEDYLDVLAVLEDARLIGYDEESGLLYLRRGAFQYYYENLSTIPDEVSWRAFDAGSGHVIGRLDERFVMDLEEGMDFVMNGRSWIVLKIDDEARLLKVRESKSLESAIPSWEGEMIPVPFSVALDVGRLKRELAFDFEKAKGLLEGVEFSEEELRRAFDEIKDESFSTDRDIIVESTPKALVIHADFGNRANEALGRLVHSFLILRYGRVFSVRSQAHAIVFKTPFQLNPEEVKGYLYGEPESLEFVLARALRDSHAYRWRMLNVAKRFGALRRDAKIRRIERLFEGTVVERETLSELYHDKVDVRKGELVLEMLKRGTIRVKTELRREPSTLAKLNMTVGGEFLLSGVLERDEILELFRKRLLDHKVVLVCTNCGWHSKTRVIRLQNVELRQCPRCGSKMLAVAHPIDAEEFLPVLEKVRHGKPLERKEERTYRKLLKAADLVDSYGFEAVLALASYGTGPDTAARILAQYKGDGLLVALMERERQFIRTRRFWVDKKEEKGSEK; from the coding sequence ATGCACACTCTCCTGAGAAAGGCCATCAGGGAGCGCTTCGGAAGGCTCAACGAGGTCCAGATGGGGGCATTCCGCGAGGTTAGTTCGAGGAAGAGCGTTCTGGTCATCGCTCCAACCGGCTCGGGGAAAACTGAAGCGGCCGTTCTGCCCGTCTTCAATGAAATCCTTGAAGAGGGACTTAAACCGATTTCCGCCCTCTACATCGCACCGCTCAAGGCCCTCAACAGGGATCTGCTTGAGAGGCTGGAATGGTGGGGAAAGAAACTTGGAATAACCGTCGAGGTCAGACACGGCGACACCTCAGCCTACAGGAAGGCGAAGCAGACGAGGAATCCCCCTCAGATGCTCATCATAACCCCCGAAACCCTCGGCGTGATTCTGACGGTTAAATCCCTCAGAAAGCACCTCGAAAACGTGAGGTTCGTCATCGTCGATGAGATAGCCGAGCTGGTCGATAACAAGCGCGGTGCGCAACTGCTCCTCGGCCTTGAGCGTTTGGCCGAGATTGCGGACTTCAGAAGAATAGGCATGACCGCAACGGTCGGCAACGAGGAGGAAGTGAGGGAATGGTTAGGGGCAGACGTCATAGTGAAGCCGAGCTGGAGGAAGAACTACCGCTTCCATGTTCTCTATCCGAGGCCCGGCGAGAAGGACATGAAGCTCGCCAGGGAGCTGAGCCTTTCCCCCGAGATAGCGGCGAGGCTGAGGCTCCTCTGGAGGATAGTTGAGGAGCACGGAAGGGCGCTCATATTCACCAACACGCGCCAGTTCGCGGAGATCTTGGCCCACCGCCTCAAGGCCTGGGGGAAGCCGGTCGAGGTTCACCACGGCTCGCTTTCGAGGGAGGCACGCATTAAAGCGGAGAGGGCCCTTAAGGAGGGCAGGATCAAGACCCTAATCTGCACGTCCTCGATGGAGCTGGGCATAGACATAGGCGACGTTGATGTTGTTATTCAGTACATGAGCCCCCGCCAGGTGAACAGGCTCGTCCAGCGCGTCGGAAGGGCTAAGCACAGGATAGGCGAGGTGAGCGAGGGCTACGTCATAACTTCCAACGTCGAGGACTACCTCCAGAGCCTCGTCATAGCGAAGCACGCCCTCGAAGGCCGTTTTGAGGCGGTCGAGCCGATGGGCGGCCTTGATGTTCTGGCCCACTTCGTTGTCGGCCTGCTCGTCGAGTATAGGAGACTCCCGCGCGAGAGGCCCTACGAGATAGCGAAAAGAGCCTACGTTTACCGGGATTTGAGCTGGGAGGACTACCTCGATGTTCTGGCGGTTCTCGAAGATGCTCGGCTGATAGGCTACGACGAAGAAAGCGGCCTGCTCTACCTGAGGAGGGGAGCCTTCCAGTACTACTACGAGAACCTCTCGACGATTCCCGATGAGGTTTCGTGGAGGGCTTTCGACGCCGGAAGCGGGCACGTCATAGGCAGACTCGACGAGAGGTTCGTGATGGACCTGGAGGAGGGCATGGACTTCGTCATGAACGGGCGGAGCTGGATTGTGCTTAAAATCGATGACGAGGCGAGGCTTTTGAAGGTCCGTGAGAGCAAGAGCCTTGAGAGCGCCATACCGAGCTGGGAGGGTGAGATGATTCCGGTTCCATTCAGCGTTGCCCTTGACGTAGGCAGGCTGAAGAGGGAGTTGGCTTTTGACTTCGAGAAGGCGAAGGGGCTTTTGGAGGGGGTTGAGTTCAGCGAGGAGGAGCTGAGGAGGGCTTTCGACGAGATCAAAGATGAGTCCTTCTCAACCGACCGCGATATCATCGTCGAGAGCACACCCAAGGCACTTGTCATACACGCCGATTTTGGAAACCGGGCCAACGAGGCTCTCGGAAGGCTGGTTCACTCGTTCCTGATTCTGCGCTACGGAAGGGTTTTTTCGGTTCGCTCACAGGCCCACGCGATAGTCTTCAAAACGCCCTTCCAGCTGAACCCGGAGGAGGTGAAGGGCTACCTCTACGGGGAGCCGGAGAGTTTGGAGTTCGTCCTCGCGAGAGCGCTGAGGGATTCACACGCCTACCGGTGGAGGATGCTTAACGTGGCGAAGCGGTTCGGGGCTTTGAGGAGGGACGCCAAGATAAGGAGAATCGAGAGGCTCTTCGAGGGTACGGTGGTGGAGAGGGAAACCCTGAGCGAGCTGTACCACGACAAGGTGGACGTAAGAAAGGGAGAGCTCGTCCTTGAGATGCTCAAGAGGGGTACGATAAGGGTGAAGACCGAGCTTAGGAGGGAACCCTCGACTTTGGCCAAGCTCAACATGACCGTCGGCGGCGAGTTCCTGCTCTCCGGCGTTCTGGAGAGGGACGAGATACTGGAGCTGTTCAGGAAGAGACTGCTCGACCACAAGGTCGTTCTGGTCTGCACCAACTGCGGCTGGCACTCGAAGACGAGGGTGATTAGACTGCAGAACGTGGAGCTGAGGCAGTGCCCGCGCTGCGGCTCGAAGATGCTCGCCGTTGCTCACCCAATAGATGCGGAGGAGTTTCTCCCGGTCTTGGAGAAAGTTCGCCATGGAAAGCCGCTGGAGCGGAAGGAGGAGAGAACCTACAGGAAGCTGCTGAAGGCCGCCGACCTCGTGGATTCCTACGGGTTCGAGGCGGTCTTGGCTCTGGCCAGCTACGGAACGGGGCCGGACACGGCGGCAAGAATTTTAGCCCAGTACAAAGGAGATGGCCTGCTCGTCGCCCTAATGGAACGGGAGCGGCAGTTCATAAGGACGAGAAGGTTCTGGGTGGATAAGAAGGAGGAGAAGGGGAGCGAGAAATAG
- a CDS encoding iron-containing alcohol dehydrogenase: MFWLKTKLIEGEGSLGKLSKEVRGHERVLILASRSMKRHGFLSEAEDYVKEAGAEVFSIAGLPAEPSVEVIEEFLPKVREFEPDLLVSMGGGSVIDTTKALKVFYDAPELNFEEIAFIDRFSRPKPVPKLRTRLIAIPSTSGAGSEVSGASVLKKGGVKYNIVTPEIAPDVAILDPRLPRTMPAEVARNSGLDVLVHGIEAHTTKVASPFSDAMAIKAIKTVYRWLPLSVKGDGDARARVHYAATMAGIAFLNARLGLCHAMSHKAAWIGPHGLLNAIFLPYVMEFNAERSDYARKRYAEIARELGFQTAKDLIEVAGELNEMLGVPRLSELVDEETFVERVEEMAEKAYRDGLIAFNPVEPKPEEIRKLYLRAYRGE; this comes from the coding sequence ATGTTCTGGCTGAAGACAAAACTCATTGAGGGCGAGGGCTCCCTTGGGAAGCTCTCCAAGGAAGTAAGGGGGCACGAGCGCGTTCTTATCCTGGCCTCCCGTTCGATGAAGAGGCACGGCTTCCTGAGCGAGGCCGAGGACTACGTGAAGGAGGCCGGCGCGGAGGTCTTCTCGATAGCCGGCCTTCCGGCGGAGCCGAGCGTTGAGGTCATAGAGGAGTTCCTGCCCAAGGTGCGGGAGTTCGAGCCTGACCTTCTCGTGTCCATGGGAGGGGGCAGTGTCATCGACACGACTAAGGCTTTGAAGGTCTTCTACGATGCCCCGGAGCTGAACTTCGAGGAGATAGCCTTCATAGACAGGTTTTCGAGACCAAAGCCGGTTCCGAAGCTGAGGACGAGGTTAATAGCGATACCATCAACCAGCGGTGCCGGGAGCGAAGTTTCCGGGGCGAGCGTGCTGAAGAAGGGCGGAGTCAAATACAACATAGTCACTCCGGAGATAGCGCCCGATGTAGCCATCCTCGACCCCCGGCTGCCGAGGACGATGCCCGCTGAGGTGGCGCGGAACTCGGGCCTTGACGTCCTCGTTCATGGAATAGAGGCGCACACGACGAAAGTCGCTTCTCCCTTCAGCGACGCCATGGCGATTAAGGCGATAAAGACCGTTTACAGGTGGCTCCCGCTCTCGGTTAAGGGCGACGGGGACGCGAGGGCGAGGGTTCACTACGCGGCAACGATGGCGGGGATAGCGTTCCTCAACGCGCGCCTCGGCCTATGCCACGCGATGAGCCACAAAGCAGCGTGGATTGGTCCACATGGACTCCTCAACGCGATATTCCTTCCCTACGTGATGGAGTTCAACGCCGAGAGGAGCGACTACGCGAGGAAGCGCTACGCAGAGATAGCGAGGGAGCTGGGCTTCCAGACGGCGAAGGACCTCATCGAGGTTGCGGGGGAGCTCAACGAGATGCTCGGCGTTCCGAGGCTGAGCGAACTGGTCGATGAGGAGACCTTCGTCGAGAGGGTCGAAGAGATGGCCGAAAAAGCCTACCGCGACGGGCTTATAGCTTTTAACCCGGTCGAACCGAAGCCCGAGGAAATAAGGAAGCTGTATCTGAGGGCATACCGGGGAGAATGA
- a CDS encoding M20/M25/M40 family metallo-hydrolase, translating to MKTERAKEILLQLLKIPSPSGEEDRIMLHIMEFLHKLDYDVHIESDGQIIDLVVNPEAELFYEVHIDTIPIRAEPFVRGNIVYGTGASDIKGGAAAILLMLENLRREGKELNVGIVFVSDEEHGGRGSALFMERYKPKMAVVLEPTDLEVHIAHAGNIEAYFEVDGKEAHGACPESGVNAIEETYKMLEEMKKLEPFNAKGKYFDPHIGIQELVCENPVYLIPALCRGRLEARLLPDQEVEDILDLLDPIFDEYTLKYEYTEIWDGYKLEPDEEIVQLAKKAMDVTDIDEFGGMRSWTDAINFMYNGTRTIVFGPGNLDISHTKNEHIDVRDVVTASEFLKALNEIYGKGE from the coding sequence ATGAAAACCGAGCGCGCGAAGGAGATACTCCTTCAGCTTTTGAAGATACCCTCCCCCTCTGGAGAGGAAGACAGGATAATGCTCCACATAATGGAGTTCCTCCACAAACTGGACTACGACGTCCATATCGAGAGCGACGGGCAGATCATCGACCTCGTCGTCAACCCCGAGGCCGAGCTCTTCTACGAGGTTCACATCGACACGATACCGATTCGCGCGGAGCCCTTCGTGAGGGGCAACATCGTCTACGGAACCGGTGCGAGCGACATCAAGGGCGGAGCGGCAGCTATACTCCTCATGCTCGAGAACCTCCGCAGGGAAGGGAAGGAACTCAACGTCGGCATCGTCTTCGTCAGCGACGAGGAGCACGGCGGCCGCGGAAGTGCCCTCTTCATGGAGCGCTACAAGCCCAAGATGGCCGTCGTTCTGGAGCCGACTGATTTGGAAGTCCACATCGCGCACGCCGGCAACATCGAGGCCTACTTTGAAGTTGACGGCAAGGAGGCCCACGGAGCGTGCCCCGAGAGCGGAGTGAATGCGATAGAGGAGACCTACAAGATGCTCGAGGAGATGAAGAAGCTCGAGCCCTTCAATGCCAAGGGCAAGTACTTTGACCCCCACATCGGCATCCAGGAGCTCGTCTGCGAGAACCCGGTCTACCTCATCCCTGCCCTCTGCCGCGGCCGGCTTGAGGCGAGGCTCCTGCCGGACCAGGAAGTCGAGGACATACTCGACCTCCTCGACCCAATATTCGACGAGTACACGCTGAAGTACGAATATACGGAGATATGGGACGGCTACAAGCTTGAACCCGACGAGGAGATTGTCCAGCTAGCGAAGAAAGCGATGGACGTTACCGACATAGACGAGTTCGGAGGAATGAGAAGCTGGACGGATGCCATAAACTTCATGTACAACGGTACCAGAACCATAGTCTTCGGCCCGGGCAACCTCGACATATCGCACACCAAGAACGAGCACATCGATGTTAGGGACGTCGTTACCGCCAGCGAGTTTCTGAAGGCACTGAACGAGATTTACGGGAAGGGCGAGTGA
- a CDS encoding MBL fold metallo-hydrolase, which produces MRISSIEEFPRELVPVEIPPHTTMLRGIGWDSNVYLVRAGREALVVDTGTGVNWHVYAEIWEREGLLNGVDRVTIFNTHEHFDHVGGNMALADWLKGKGIAVLFAAHETTAKTLEKGDDYVILAYSYGRRFEPQKVDLHRIEGDALKVGSLELELIHTPGHTAGSSCLYLDDGETRIMFTGDTVFNGTVGRTDLPTGDGWALRESLERLRDYDVDFGLPGHGWVIKDWGENIDEILGWL; this is translated from the coding sequence GTGAGGATAAGCTCCATCGAGGAGTTCCCGAGGGAGCTGGTGCCTGTTGAGATTCCTCCCCACACCACGATGCTGAGGGGCATAGGCTGGGACTCGAACGTCTACCTGGTGAGGGCCGGAAGGGAGGCCCTCGTAGTGGACACCGGCACCGGCGTTAACTGGCACGTCTACGCCGAAATCTGGGAGAGGGAAGGCCTCCTCAACGGCGTTGATAGGGTCACGATATTCAACACCCACGAGCACTTCGACCACGTGGGCGGAAATATGGCCCTGGCGGACTGGCTGAAGGGAAAGGGCATAGCGGTTCTCTTCGCCGCCCACGAAACCACGGCGAAAACGCTGGAGAAGGGAGACGACTACGTGATTCTGGCCTATTCATACGGGAGGAGGTTCGAACCGCAGAAGGTTGACCTCCACAGGATAGAGGGTGATGCGCTCAAAGTCGGCTCCCTGGAGCTTGAGCTGATCCACACGCCCGGCCACACGGCGGGAAGCTCGTGCCTCTACCTGGATGATGGAGAGACGAGAATAATGTTCACCGGGGATACAGTCTTCAACGGCACGGTTGGCAGGACAGACCTGCCCACGGGAGACGGATGGGCTCTGAGGGAGAGCCTCGAAAGGCTCAGGGATTACGATGTTGACTTCGGCCTTCCAGGACACGGCTGGGTCATAAAGGACTGGGGAGAGAACATCGACGAAATCCTGGGGTGGCTCTGA
- a CDS encoding M67 family metallopeptidase — translation MRLVIRQDDLKEIIKMTERSAVEVCGFLFGRREGNDFIVEEIRFIPNRLNSPTAFEMEPLEMVKAIDRAEERGLEVAGIFHSHPKCPPRPSDRDLKGMRLWPVVWLIVTSKGEVRAWILEEGKVEAVEVEDEVDSVRGI, via the coding sequence ATGAGGTTGGTAATTCGACAAGATGATTTAAAGGAGATCATCAAAATGACAGAAAGGAGTGCTGTTGAGGTATGTGGCTTCCTCTTCGGGAGGCGAGAAGGGAATGACTTCATCGTCGAAGAAATTCGCTTCATCCCCAACAGGTTGAACTCGCCCACCGCCTTCGAGATGGAGCCGCTCGAGATGGTGAAGGCCATAGACCGGGCCGAGGAACGGGGCCTTGAGGTTGCCGGCATCTTCCATTCCCACCCGAAGTGCCCGCCGAGACCGAGTGACAGGGACTTGAAGGGCATGAGGCTCTGGCCAGTCGTCTGGCTGATAGTTACGTCGAAGGGCGAGGTTAGAGCGTGGATTCTGGAGGAGGGGAAGGTTGAAGCGGTGGAGGTTGAGGACGAAGTTGATTCTGTTAGGGGGATATAG
- a CDS encoding YchF/TatD family DNA exonuclease, whose protein sequence is MIDAHAHFEFYKKDAPRIIEECRKDLAAVVDSITEYRKAHVWKSWEMLKPYFGFIVPTLGYHPNEARRGNWEKVKRVEEFILDHRDEIVAIGEIGLDYHYAENERQRENQRAIFKHFLELALELGLPVVIHAREAEREAFEMVQRAGVRAYFHSFAGSVELAGEIVENGHVIGINTGIVFIPEVMAAAKAVKVENMLVETDAPYMSPIKGERNRPCNVRVAIEEVAKLKGLGFEEVERVTERNAVRFFNLKL, encoded by the coding sequence GTGATTGATGCCCACGCCCACTTCGAGTTTTACAAAAAGGACGCACCGAGGATCATAGAGGAGTGCCGGAAGGATCTCGCCGCTGTGGTGGACTCAATCACCGAGTACAGGAAAGCCCACGTCTGGAAGAGCTGGGAGATGCTGAAACCGTACTTTGGTTTCATCGTTCCCACCCTGGGGTACCATCCGAACGAGGCGCGGCGTGGCAATTGGGAGAAGGTGAAGCGGGTTGAGGAGTTCATACTGGACCACAGGGACGAGATAGTGGCGATAGGGGAGATAGGGCTCGACTACCACTACGCGGAAAACGAAAGGCAACGGGAGAACCAGAGGGCGATATTCAAGCACTTCCTTGAGCTGGCCCTCGAACTGGGGCTTCCCGTGGTGATACACGCCCGCGAGGCCGAAAGGGAGGCCTTTGAGATGGTTCAGCGCGCGGGCGTTAGGGCGTACTTCCACTCCTTCGCCGGGAGCGTTGAGCTGGCGGGGGAGATAGTAGAGAACGGCCACGTAATCGGGATAAACACGGGGATAGTTTTCATCCCAGAGGTAATGGCGGCGGCGAAGGCAGTTAAAGTCGAAAACATGCTGGTGGAAACGGACGCTCCCTACATGAGTCCCATCAAGGGGGAGAGAAACAGGCCGTGCAACGTCCGCGTTGCCATTGAAGAGGTGGCAAAGCTTAAGGGGCTGGGGTTCGAGGAAGTCGAGAGGGTCACCGAGAGGAACGCGGTGAGGTTCTTCAATTTGAAGCTGTGA
- a CDS encoding RNA-guided endonuclease InsQ/TnpB family protein has product MKRTVTVQLQPSKEQEKILFESANATAVIWNKLNYQRLKQFKEFGKIDFRGTQQEAYYQFKNWIGGSTVQTLARKNAESWRSFFVLNKKEKTGGLPEWFKPKPPGFIREKDGRKLFVIPIRNDQYRIYDNVIEIRRLGKFGKLKLQFKGGIHFKCKQGRLEIVYDEVKRKWYAKISFRVNQKLTKNGWVNLPRTPKGNLSAGIDLGVNNLMAVYVENGESFLVNGRPLKAIDFYFRKIIADYQSKLNKSGAKTSRKLKMLRRKAKLQAKHYINTAVRQTVEKLYELGVSEIVVGYPKGIGRNSNKGKRQNFILSHVWRFNYVIKRLMEVAEEFGISVEVVGEAFTSQLCPLCGQRHSNGRIFRGLFKCREEGVVMNSDIVGAFNILKKAVKTITPSLSALTGGRGNWGKTRPEGFSEPLQRGRCGLPLKLPRLWVRGFLVGTPAVHGREEVSGWGLFLAPLLLLLIHPEPSRPYELPLPFH; this is encoded by the coding sequence ATGAAGAGAACAGTAACAGTCCAACTCCAGCCAAGCAAGGAACAAGAGAAAATCCTCTTTGAGTCAGCTAACGCTACCGCAGTAATCTGGAACAAGCTGAACTACCAAAGACTAAAACAATTCAAAGAATTCGGAAAAATAGACTTCCGGGGAACACAGCAAGAGGCCTATTATCAATTCAAAAACTGGATTGGAGGCTCAACAGTCCAAACTTTGGCGAGAAAGAACGCTGAAAGCTGGCGTTCATTCTTCGTACTCAACAAAAAGGAGAAAACTGGAGGACTGCCGGAATGGTTCAAACCCAAACCACCCGGTTTTATTAGAGAGAAGGACGGTAGGAAACTGTTTGTTATCCCAATCAGAAACGACCAGTATAGAATTTATGACAACGTTATCGAAATCAGACGCCTCGGAAAATTTGGGAAACTAAAACTCCAGTTTAAGGGCGGAATACACTTCAAATGCAAGCAAGGGAGGTTAGAAATAGTCTATGACGAGGTAAAGCGGAAGTGGTATGCGAAAATAAGCTTTAGGGTCAATCAAAAACTCACCAAAAACGGTTGGGTGAACCTTCCAAGAACTCCAAAGGGAAACCTTTCCGCTGGAATAGACCTTGGAGTGAACAATTTAATGGCCGTTTACGTCGAGAACGGTGAAAGCTTTCTCGTTAATGGAAGGCCATTAAAAGCTATTGACTTCTATTTTAGAAAAATCATTGCTGACTATCAGTCCAAACTCAACAAGTCGGGAGCAAAAACGAGTAGGAAGCTTAAAATGCTCCGCCGAAAGGCTAAACTACAAGCCAAACACTACATTAACACGGCAGTTAGGCAGACTGTTGAAAAACTCTACGAATTGGGTGTTAGCGAGATTGTTGTTGGCTATCCCAAGGGCATCGGTAGGAATTCTAACAAGGGTAAAAGGCAGAATTTCATTCTCTCCCACGTCTGGCGGTTCAATTACGTCATTAAACGTTTGATGGAAGTTGCGGAAGAGTTCGGTATCTCCGTCGAGGTTGTTGGTGAGGCTTTCACTTCCCAGCTTTGCCCTCTTTGCGGCCAACGCCATTCGAATGGTAGGATTTTCAGGGGTTTGTTTAAGTGCCGTGAAGAGGGCGTTGTCATGAATTCAGACATCGTTGGAGCGTTTAATATTTTGAAGAAGGCTGTGAAAACGATAACCCCGAGCCTCTCGGCTTTAACGGGAGGGAGGGGTAATTGGGGGAAGACCCGGCCAGAGGGGTTCTCCGAACCCCTTCAAAGGGGGCGATGCGGATTACCCCTCAAACTTCCCCGCCTTTGGGTTAGGGGGTTCCTCGTTGGAACCCCCGCCGTTCACGGCCGGGAGGAGGTCAGTGGTTGGGGGCTATTTCTCGCTCCCCTTCTCCTCCTTCTTATCCACCCAGAACCTTCTCGTCCTTATGAACTGCCGCTCCCGTTCCATTAG
- a CDS encoding DUF504 domain-containing protein, producing the protein MRKGSVKEVLAKLKYDPREDEGDYYVIIEHRGAYGDVKKIPVEMIELGHGYFFVGDAQIPYHRILRVVRKDGKVIWETRKDRRGESD; encoded by the coding sequence ATGCGGAAGGGCTCCGTGAAGGAGGTTCTGGCGAAGCTCAAGTACGACCCCAGGGAGGACGAGGGTGATTACTACGTCATCATAGAGCACCGCGGTGCCTACGGCGATGTCAAGAAAATCCCCGTCGAGATGATAGAGCTCGGTCACGGCTACTTCTTTGTCGGGGACGCCCAGATACCGTACCACCGCATCCTGAGGGTCGTTAGAAAAGATGGGAAGGTAATATGGGAGACCAGAAAGGACAGGAGGGGAGAGAGTGATTGA
- a CDS encoding DUF3216 domain-containing protein — protein sequence MTIDIPEVAEVRSLLEELGEGALIARLDSFVALNEGLESKKGEDFIKVSILGFLEGITTTLMMKYPGDERVARLHERVRARRAELDELFRKPAMRNLQ from the coding sequence ATGACGATCGATATACCCGAGGTGGCGGAGGTCAGAAGCCTGCTGGAAGAGCTTGGGGAGGGGGCGCTAATAGCGAGGCTCGATTCGTTCGTGGCCCTCAACGAGGGGCTGGAGAGCAAGAAGGGCGAGGACTTCATAAAAGTCTCGATACTCGGCTTCCTGGAGGGCATAACCACAACCCTGATGATGAAATATCCTGGTGACGAGCGCGTGGCGAGGCTCCACGAGCGGGTGCGGGCCAGACGGGCGGAGCTGGATGAGCTCTTCAGAAAGCCGGCGATGCGGAACCTCCAGTGA